TAATAAAAATAAAGTAAATAATAATAGCAGTGAAAAAAGGAATAACAATGAATCCTGATAAACTTGATGACACTGCATTAGTCTTAATGTGAGTTAATGCAATGATGTCGGTATTAATATCCATCTTATGATTTTTTAAATAAAATCATCTTCCTGTATTGATAATTATCAAAAATGTGTTAAAGGATAATATATAAAAAACAAGGAGGTGTAATGTATAAAAATAATGATGAAGCCATCGATTGGGAAGCTAAAAGGCTTCTTGATGATGGAATCTATACCGATACGGAACAAGCCTATTTAGAAGCAGAAAAGATAGTAATCAATATTAGGGAGCAAGCAAAGCAGCGCCAGATAAAGCAACAATTTAAATTGAAGATTAAGTCAATCAAGAAAAAAATTGGTAATGGTTATGATTATGCGGATGTCCCTTATGCCAACAAGAAAAAACATTGGGGAGAACATAAATGACCAGAAAGGATATAAAACAACAAATTGCTTCAGCACAGGAACGCTTATACTTCTTGGAAGCTAAAAAGAAACAGCAAACGAAAAAAGAAAACACCCGCCAGAAAATTATTTTCGGTGCAGAGGTTGCCAAAGTCTTAGGATGTGATATTGGTTATGTAGATAAAGAATTAGTCTTTGGGGTTCTGCTTAACATATCTAATCTATCTGAGCGTGATATTGAAGGGTATAGAGCACAGGGCCAAGTCTATATCGAAAATGTTATAAATAAATCCAAATGTTAATTATTTTTTTCACGTCCGAACGGTGAACCGGCCTAAAACTTGTTTTTAGGTCGGTGAGCTGTTGAGCAAGCCCTAGAGGGCGCGGTAGCTTATCTAGGGTATTAGGCGTGGCAGAATATGGGAGGGTGTAATTAAAATTGTGTAATTGCCTGTTTTTGATATGTTCACTCCAACAGCGGAGACAGGCAAAGTATGGACGAAAAGAAACTTAAAGCCCTTGCGGCTGAACTGGCTAAAGGCCTTAAAACGCAGGCAGACCTCAATGCGTTTTCACGTATGCTGACGAAACTCACCGTCGAAACGGCGCTCAATGCCGAACTCACCGACCATCTCGGATACGAGAAAAACGCCCCTAAATCAGGCTCCAATACCCGTAACGGCTACTCGTCAAAAACGCTGCTTTGCGATGACGGCGAGATTGAACTCAGCACGCCGCGTGACCGCGAAAATACCTTTGAGCCGCAACTGATAAAGAAAAATCAGACACGTATCACCCAGATGGACAGCCAGATTTTATCCCTGTATGCCAAAGGCATGACGACCCGTGAAATCGTCGCTACGTTCCGGGAAATGTACGATGCGGATGTGTCACCCACACTGATATCCAAAGTCACTGATGCAGTTAAAGAGCAGGTGACCGCCTGAGCGCTCACCTTTAATAGGGTGGCAGTTACACAGAATTACGTACACCCTCGAATATGGCTGTCTACTCTGAGCGAGCAGCAGACGTTTTTCACATAAAGTGATGCCGAATAATTTCTAAAGTGAATAATGTGTTTTGTCTGGACACTTACACCGTCATCGATTTTTGGGAGGGATGACCACAAACAGCCCAATCTGAGCAATACACTAATAATTCGTATTAATTATGCCCCTTAATTGGGGGCACATTTAGATATCATCTATTAATCCTTTAAGTAAACCATTTTCTCCGGTCGAACTGTACTGAGCAACAGTTCTTTCTTTGAGCCAATCAGCTAACACCGTAGGCACGTCATTATCAACTACGATTATTTGGCACGGAATTTTTTTATTTTCGGCTAGGTTACAAAGTTCGATTAAGGCACTGAAGACCAATTCATATTTCTTAGGATCAGATGTTCCTTCTATTACATCCTCTTTCGCGTCAGTACCAGAAAGATACTGTTGCTTCGTATTCTTCCCCAAATATTTACCCACAGTATCTAATAACAAAAACTTAGGGTGATTGATATTATTGAATATAGAGTATTTAAGTATGGATGTCATATATCCAATTGTAATCAATGTCCTAAGACCTCCAGAGGTGATTTTGAAATAATCCCTACCTCTTACAACTGCAGAATATGTAGTTGAATGTATGGAGATGCCAGTCCTATTTTTAATATTAACATGCTCAAGGAACTCACTGAGATTATCCCCTAAATTAGATAAAACCCCAGTAATGTCAGGTGCTTCACTACGCATTCTTTCCAGTTCATCTTGCAGTTTTATCAGATTATCTTTCAGCCTGCTCTGCGCATTAAGAATTTCTTCTTGATGATTTCTTATTCTTAAACTCGATACTAAATTAGCTCTTCTATTCTTCAGGTCATTTGCTTCTTTTAAGAATGCATCTCGCTGAGTTAAGAATGGAGTTATCATATCCTTTGTTTCAGTATCAATCATAGATGCCGATTTATTCAAATCTTCTTCAAGAGAAACTCTGACCTTATTCAGCACAACTTGCTCATCGGCAAGAGAAAATATCAGTTCTTCAATTGATTTAACTCTTCGAATTAGAGAGCTTAATTCTTCATCAAGTTTTTCGGGTTTTGATCTGTTCAAGCTATCTACATCTTTAATATTAATAACATTATCACAAATAGGGCAATTACATTTCAATTCATTAATCTTTCCAATCTTTGAATTGGCCAAGTGTATCGCTTGTATTTTGGATATGTCATTTTTATAATCGTTTTTTAGACGAATATACTGTTCTTGCTTGGTTGATAGTTCCGATAATTTTTTAATGGTTAATTTAAGTTTAAGATTAAACTCAGTATGAAATGCTTTAAGT
This genomic interval from Pectobacterium aquaticum contains the following:
- a CDS encoding conjugal transfer protein TraD, whose translation is MTRKDIKQQIASAQERLYFLEAKKKQQTKKENTRQKIIFGAEVAKVLGCDIGYVDKELVFGVLLNISNLSERDIEGYRAQGQVYIENVINKSKC
- a CDS encoding exonuclease SbcC, which codes for MTSYLRIDRLILVGSRKNYSVSFEDGLNVIHGDSDTGKSSILEFVNYLLGSGNIELADEMLTSLEYAALELTINDEACTIVRNIFNPNELIDTYNCHFHDISNHVPKKFAPKFNSKPGPDGFFSDYLMDLLNFPKLKLKVSPTQDSSKFRRLSFRDLMRFCYVDQDDMGSKSLLHLTEWTRYAHVKEVFKYIFNVFDADISDLESQISDKNTQLNKLSKKYENVSDFLRETGYESVSSIDDEINSCDISLEEITEAINTLNQNMTSNSETYKELKAFHTEFNLKLKLTIKKLSELSTKQEQYIRLKNDYKNDISKIQAIHLANSKIGKINELKCNCPICDNVINIKDVDSLNRSKPEKLDEELSSLIRRVKSIEELIFSLADEQVVLNKVRVSLEEDLNKSASMIDTETKDMITPFLTQRDAFLKEANDLKNRRANLVSSLRIRNHQEEILNAQSRLKDNLIKLQDELERMRSEAPDITGVLSNLGDNLSEFLEHVNIKNRTGISIHSTTYSAVVRGRDYFKITSGGLRTLITIGYMTSILKYSIFNNINHPKFLLLDTVGKYLGKNTKQQYLSGTDAKEDVIEGTSDPKKYELVFSALIELCNLAENKKIPCQIIVVDNDVPTVLADWLKERTVAQYSSTGENGLLKGLIDDI